A genome region from Colwellia sp. Arc7-D includes the following:
- a CDS encoding zinc-dependent metalloprotease: MKFFIKLLVLFLYCGLLAQAQAETEENYADFVKDKQVQQGYFSFYLDEQTGKVFLEIERFEQEFLFQSGLPHGIGSNDIGLDRGQLGDTRLVRFERVGNKVFLRQLNTYFRATTDNKLEQQAIDEAFASSIIWGFNVSYTSADNNKTLIDYTPFLLSDIHNLSEQLQRTKQGSFSVDTTRSGVYKKRTKAFPNNTELEATITFKGSKAGEYLRSVTPDASAVTVNLHHSLIKLPDNNYKTRIFHPYSGFWQDSYADYASAIDEPLIKRVIPRHRLNKKDPSAKVSEAVEPIIYYLDAGVPEPVKSALLDGARWWDQAFSAIGYKNAFQVKMLPSDADPMDVRYNVIQWVHRATRGWSYGSSVIDPRTGEIIKGHVTLGSLRVRQDYLIALGLTSPFKSADTDTSAMKDMALARIRQLSAHEVGHTLGIAHNFAASVNNRASVMDYPHPLITLDNGVVNLANAYAKDIGEWDKYVVAYGYADIEESQEATFLAELITKTQQAGLQYVSDPDARPQSGAHATGHLWDNGKDPAEELTRVLEVRAHALANFGLNSIEMNTPMSELEQVLVPIYNFHRFQVQAAAKLIAGVDYGYQLRSEQFTNQQKMVSGKAQRAALDALITTISTKTLTLPAKITALIPPKAYGYSRNRESFISQTGLTFDPISAAQASAKHTLSLLLNAERLARLQQQAMIDEDIPSVAFLLNKLVMNSVQSTPKKSTEILVQQRVNQQFIEHLLALWHSTAVVPEVRAEVYLTLTNLAQWLSDKRSIRKYKGYQAHFLLLAQQINYSLAHDKSFTPASKVALPPGSPIGSY, encoded by the coding sequence ATGAAGTTTTTCATTAAGCTGTTAGTGTTATTTTTATATTGCGGTTTGTTAGCGCAAGCACAGGCAGAAACCGAAGAAAATTACGCTGATTTTGTTAAAGACAAGCAAGTTCAACAAGGATATTTTTCTTTTTATCTTGATGAGCAAACAGGCAAAGTATTTTTAGAGATTGAGCGTTTTGAACAAGAATTTTTATTTCAAAGTGGTTTGCCACACGGTATTGGTTCCAATGATATTGGCTTAGATCGTGGTCAACTAGGTGACACTAGGCTAGTTCGATTTGAGCGAGTAGGCAATAAAGTATTTTTACGTCAGCTCAATACCTATTTTCGTGCTACTACCGATAACAAACTTGAACAACAAGCCATAGATGAAGCATTTGCCAGCTCCATTATTTGGGGTTTTAACGTCAGTTATACCAGTGCAGATAACAACAAAACCTTAATCGATTACACTCCGTTCTTGCTATCTGATATACATAACTTGTCAGAACAGTTACAGCGCACTAAGCAAGGGAGCTTTTCAGTTGATACCACCCGCAGCGGAGTTTATAAAAAACGTACGAAAGCCTTTCCAAATAATACCGAATTAGAAGCAACCATTACCTTTAAAGGCTCTAAAGCTGGCGAGTACTTAAGATCAGTTACCCCAGATGCATCAGCTGTTACGGTGAACTTACATCATTCGTTAATTAAGCTACCTGACAATAATTATAAAACGCGCATATTTCATCCTTACAGTGGCTTTTGGCAAGATTCATATGCTGATTATGCCAGCGCAATTGATGAACCATTAATAAAGCGAGTTATTCCACGTCATCGTTTAAACAAGAAAGATCCATCAGCTAAGGTAAGTGAAGCTGTTGAACCCATTATTTATTATTTGGATGCTGGCGTTCCTGAGCCTGTAAAAAGTGCACTGCTCGATGGCGCACGCTGGTGGGATCAAGCCTTTTCCGCTATTGGTTATAAAAATGCGTTTCAAGTGAAGATGCTGCCAAGCGATGCTGATCCAATGGATGTTCGATACAATGTCATTCAGTGGGTACACCGAGCAACGCGTGGCTGGTCTTATGGTTCATCGGTTATTGATCCTCGTACGGGTGAAATTATCAAAGGTCATGTAACGCTAGGCTCTTTGCGCGTTCGTCAAGATTATTTAATTGCTTTAGGTTTAACTTCACCGTTTAAAAGTGCTGATACCGATACCAGTGCGATGAAAGACATGGCTTTAGCGCGTATTCGTCAATTATCTGCACATGAGGTTGGGCATACCTTAGGTATAGCGCATAACTTCGCTGCGAGTGTAAATAATCGAGCATCTGTAATGGACTATCCACATCCTTTAATTACCCTTGATAATGGCGTAGTTAACTTAGCTAATGCTTATGCTAAAGATATTGGTGAGTGGGATAAATATGTTGTTGCTTATGGTTATGCAGACATAGAGGAATCTCAAGAGGCGACATTTTTAGCCGAATTAATTACCAAAACGCAACAGGCGGGGCTGCAATATGTTTCAGATCCTGATGCAAGGCCACAATCAGGTGCTCATGCCACTGGGCACTTGTGGGACAACGGTAAAGATCCTGCGGAAGAATTAACACGGGTACTTGAAGTTAGGGCGCATGCACTAGCAAACTTTGGGTTAAACAGTATTGAGATGAACACGCCAATGTCTGAGCTCGAACAAGTATTGGTGCCTATTTATAATTTTCATCGCTTTCAAGTACAAGCAGCAGCGAAACTCATTGCTGGAGTCGATTACGGCTATCAACTACGTAGTGAACAATTTACTAATCAACAAAAAATGGTTTCAGGCAAAGCACAGCGTGCTGCCCTTGATGCGCTAATCACTACTATTTCAACAAAAACATTAACATTGCCAGCTAAAATAACCGCATTAATTCCACCTAAGGCATACGGTTATAGTCGAAATAGAGAAAGCTTTATTAGCCAAACAGGTTTAACGTTTGACCCTATTAGTGCTGCGCAAGCAAGTGCAAAACATACGCTTTCGCTTCTGCTTAACGCTGAACGATTAGCGCGCTTACAGCAGCAAGCCATGATTGATGAAGATATTCCATCGGTCGCTTTTTTATTAAATAAATTAGTCATGAACTCGGTACAGTCAACACCCAAAAAATCAACAGAGATTCTAGTACAACAACGTGTAAATCAGCAGTTTATTGAACATCTGTTAGCCCTTTGGCATAGCACAGCTGTAGTACCTGAAGTGCGAGCTGAAGTTTATCTTACGCTGACAAATTTAGCGCAATGGCTATCCGATAAACGTAGCATACGAAAATATAAAGGGTATCAAGCTCACTTTTTGTTATTAGCACAGCAAATAAATTACAGCCTAGCGCATGATAAGTCGTTTACTCCAGCGTCAAAAGTAGCACTACCACCAGGTTCACCGATTGGTAGTTATTAA
- the speB gene encoding agmatinase — translation MTDNQAFKVALLGIPFDDNSSFERGPALAPSKIREVLNNGSLNGSTELGINLRESKLWLDAGNVEITSSDNFIENIEQRCDELLAQNTRLVTLGGDHSISYPILKSYRKYFDKLSILHIDAHSDLYDSFKGNRYSNACPFARVMEDGLCDRLVQVGIRTLNLHQTEQIKKFNVESLEMRNWPLSQPLKFDHPVYLSLDIDGIDPAFAPGVSHREPGGLTTREVINLIHQINMPLVGADIVEYNPNKDIDNMTSQLAAKLVKEVAGKMLSIS, via the coding sequence ATGACAGACAATCAAGCATTTAAGGTTGCGCTTCTGGGTATACCATTTGATGATAATTCTTCTTTTGAACGTGGCCCAGCACTCGCACCAAGTAAAATTCGGGAAGTGCTTAATAATGGTTCGCTTAATGGCTCTACAGAGTTAGGTATAAACTTACGCGAGTCAAAGCTTTGGCTAGACGCTGGTAACGTTGAAATCACTTCATCTGATAATTTTATTGAAAATATTGAACAACGCTGCGATGAATTATTGGCACAAAACACACGGTTAGTAACTTTAGGTGGCGATCATAGTATTAGCTACCCGATACTAAAAAGTTATCGCAAGTACTTTGATAAACTGTCGATACTGCATATTGATGCCCATTCAGATTTGTACGACTCATTCAAAGGTAATCGTTATTCTAATGCTTGCCCTTTTGCGCGCGTGATGGAAGATGGTTTATGTGATCGTTTAGTCCAAGTGGGTATTCGAACGTTAAACTTGCACCAAACGGAACAAATAAAAAAGTTTAATGTAGAGTCTTTAGAAATGAGAAACTGGCCATTATCTCAACCGTTAAAGTTCGATCATCCGGTGTATTTATCACTAGATATTGACGGTATTGATCCCGCTTTTGCACCAGGTGTATCACATAGAGAACCCGGCGGTTTAACCACACGGGAAGTGATTAACTTGATCCATCAAATTAATATGCCGCTAGTCGGCGCTGATATTGTTGAATATAACCCTAATAAAGACATCGATAATATGACCAGCCAATTGGCCGCAAAGTTAGTGAAAGAAGTGGCCGGTAAAATGCTATCAATAAGTTAG
- a CDS encoding DMT family transporter — protein MTLFWPQISDTQLGAETLLGLGLCLTGTVVASTGNMISMRNQKQKLPLLPAMAWGMAYGASAMAVVFILQGKSFSFDYTFSYVISLLYLAVFGSVIAFASYLTLLNRIGAHKASYASIMFPAVAVIISTIVEGFAWTTYTMVGLLFILAGNLVVLTRSKKPITPIDKLDEDISNTELLNINKPKLETQRL, from the coding sequence GTGACACTTTTTTGGCCTCAAATAAGTGATACACAATTAGGAGCTGAAACTTTATTAGGCTTAGGGCTTTGTTTAACAGGTACTGTGGTTGCATCTACAGGCAATATGATATCCATGAGGAATCAAAAGCAAAAATTACCACTTTTACCGGCAATGGCCTGGGGTATGGCTTACGGTGCAAGCGCTATGGCAGTAGTATTTATATTACAAGGTAAAAGTTTCAGCTTTGACTATACATTTTCGTATGTTATCTCATTACTCTACTTAGCCGTTTTTGGCTCCGTAATCGCCTTTGCTAGCTACTTAACATTGTTGAATCGTATTGGTGCGCATAAAGCATCTTATGCATCAATTATGTTCCCCGCCGTTGCCGTGATCATTTCAACCATAGTCGAAGGTTTTGCTTGGACAACCTATACCATGGTGGGTTTGCTATTTATCTTAGCCGGAAACTTAGTGGTACTTACTCGCTCAAAAAAACCAATAACACCGATTGATAAACTAGATGAAGATATCAGTAACACTGAATTATTAAATATAAATAAACCAAAATTAGAAACACAGCGTTTATAA
- a CDS encoding DMT family transporter encodes MNNTFLYIITVLIWGSTWIAINYQLGNVAPEASIVYRFALAAVILFTYCKVAGLRLQFSLRHHLQFFIFGLTLFSFNYYFLYSAQQHINSALTCIAFSMIMFFNVFNARIWYGTKITQQVYVGVFSAYSVL; translated from the coding sequence ATGAACAACACCTTTTTATACATCATCACCGTGCTGATATGGGGATCAACGTGGATCGCTATTAATTACCAGCTTGGTAATGTAGCCCCTGAAGCATCAATAGTTTATCGCTTTGCATTAGCCGCTGTTATTTTATTTACTTACTGTAAAGTTGCAGGTTTAAGATTGCAGTTTTCATTACGTCATCATCTGCAATTTTTTATTTTTGGTTTGACGTTATTCAGTTTTAATTACTATTTTCTCTACTCAGCCCAACAGCATATTAATTCAGCATTAACCTGTATCGCTTTTTCGATGATCATGTTTTTTAATGTTTTCAATGCTCGCATTTGGTATGGCACCAAAATAACTCAGCAAGTCTATGTTGGGGTATTCTCGGCTTATTCGGTATTGTGA
- a CDS encoding PLP-dependent aminotransferase family protein, which yields MRLIDKSSSDFLYQQVIDFVGQQEKSGAIRPGDKLPSLRKLSRQFEISVPTVKQAYLELERQGTISARPQSGYYLQAKQARTLLPMRAKWAGGEPTEISCRSLIEQVYDAVHMPDSVALGISNPVHAHPPDKTLARLMRSVLSRVSEKAVSYGPINGDPKLRLNLAFRYQEHGVSINHEDVIITNGAQEALSIALQCVAERGDIIAVESPCYFGLIELIESLGMKALEVYTCTEEGVCVAELAKVIEQHSVKACLFSTAISNPLGSMMTDNQRQAMVRLLENNNIALIEDEVYSDLYFSERRPVPAQLYSEKGLVLTCSSFSKTAAPGYRVGWLLPGKFEEKAKRIKRAQSCSTSMLQQWTLSDYLMSGEYDRHLQVLRKTLRYNCERMRALIAEHFPEQVCISKPKGGSVLWVRCRSHVDSSQFFNQAIEQGVNFAPGEIFSPSGKYKNYMRISYGVQWSDKIDHAIQVLGKLVYEYPES from the coding sequence ATGCGGCTAATCGACAAATCTTCCTCCGACTTTTTATATCAGCAGGTCATCGACTTTGTTGGGCAACAGGAAAAAAGTGGTGCTATTCGCCCAGGCGATAAATTACCTAGTTTACGAAAACTTAGTCGACAATTTGAGATTAGTGTACCCACCGTTAAGCAGGCATATCTAGAACTTGAGCGACAAGGTACTATTTCTGCACGTCCACAATCTGGTTACTATTTGCAGGCAAAACAAGCAAGAACGCTATTACCTATGCGTGCAAAGTGGGCTGGTGGTGAACCGACAGAAATATCATGTCGTAGTTTAATCGAACAGGTTTATGATGCGGTGCACATGCCTGACTCGGTAGCATTAGGTATTTCAAACCCGGTACATGCGCATCCACCAGATAAAACACTGGCAAGATTAATGCGCTCGGTGCTGAGTAGGGTTTCTGAAAAAGCGGTGAGTTATGGACCAATTAATGGCGACCCTAAATTACGCTTGAATTTAGCCTTTCGTTATCAAGAACATGGTGTTTCGATTAATCATGAAGATGTCATTATCACCAATGGAGCACAAGAAGCGTTATCAATTGCTTTGCAATGTGTCGCTGAACGAGGCGATATTATCGCTGTGGAATCACCTTGCTACTTTGGGCTTATCGAACTTATTGAAAGCCTAGGTATGAAAGCATTAGAAGTGTATACCTGCACTGAAGAGGGCGTTTGTGTTGCTGAATTAGCTAAGGTTATTGAACAACACAGCGTTAAAGCGTGCTTGTTTTCAACGGCGATTAGTAACCCGTTAGGTTCAATGATGACGGACAATCAACGACAAGCAATGGTCAGGTTACTTGAAAATAATAATATTGCGTTAATAGAAGACGAAGTTTACAGCGACTTATATTTTAGTGAGCGCCGACCGGTACCAGCGCAACTATATTCAGAGAAAGGCTTGGTATTAACCTGTTCTTCTTTTTCAAAAACTGCAGCACCAGGTTATCGTGTTGGTTGGTTGCTGCCAGGTAAATTTGAGGAAAAAGCCAAGCGCATAAAGCGAGCACAATCTTGTTCTACTTCGATGTTACAGCAATGGACATTAAGCGATTACTTAATGTCAGGTGAATACGACCGGCATTTGCAAGTGCTAAGAAAAACCTTGCGATATAACTGTGAACGAATGCGAGCATTAATTGCTGAACATTTCCCTGAACAGGTGTGCATTTCGAAACCCAAAGGCGGCAGTGTGTTATGGGTTAGATGCCGATCTCATGTTGATAGCAGTCAGTTTTTTAATCAGGCTATTGAACAAGGAGTCAACTTTGCGCCAGGAGAAATATTTTCCCCTTCTGGCAAATATAAAAACTATATGCGTATTAGTTATGGTGTTCAATGGAGTGATAAAATTGACCATGCAATACAAGTACTTGGGAAATTAGTTTATGAATACCCAGAATCTTAA
- a CDS encoding multidrug effflux MFS transporter yields MKQSSTKTSLALILPLLAAIIAVSPLAIDMYLPGMPEITEYFSTKMPLVQNSLSIYLLGYAVGLLVFGPMADKYSRRRLVMIGLLGFIMTTLALTIAQNIEQFIALRFLQAFISSAATVVVPGIIRQLYGKDTAKGLSYVSMIMMLAPMIAPSIGSILLLDSWQMIFYVLAGYAGIVLVCSYCYLPDVKTVKSSASYSVIKRYKIVFSNRAARFDLLSIMLISLAFFSYITAIPFVYLTVFEVSEFEFSWLFGLNVFGLMVAHFINTRLVGRMGSRRMLRCGVVLSVLAGTSLLLANIFSLSLIFYVLAILPLMGSLSMISVNADALILQEFAEHAGTATAVNGTLRFGIGALAGPILAVFYDGSALPFALLMVVPVYLVLICQLLQSKQHKVAA; encoded by the coding sequence TTGAAACAAAGCAGTACAAAAACTTCATTAGCATTAATTTTACCGTTACTTGCCGCCATTATTGCGGTTTCTCCGTTGGCTATCGATATGTACCTTCCGGGTATGCCAGAAATTACTGAGTATTTTTCAACAAAAATGCCACTGGTTCAAAATAGTCTCAGTATTTATTTGTTGGGTTACGCCGTTGGCTTGCTGGTGTTTGGTCCTATGGCTGATAAGTACTCTCGCCGTAGGTTAGTGATGATAGGGCTGCTCGGCTTTATAATGACAACATTGGCATTAACCATTGCACAAAATATCGAACAGTTTATTGCTTTGCGATTTTTACAGGCCTTTATTAGTAGCGCTGCAACAGTTGTGGTTCCTGGTATTATTCGACAACTTTACGGTAAAGATACCGCCAAAGGATTATCTTATGTCAGTATGATCATGATGTTAGCACCCATGATTGCCCCTAGCATTGGAAGTATATTACTGCTCGATAGTTGGCAAATGATCTTTTATGTATTAGCGGGTTATGCTGGTATTGTTCTTGTGTGCAGTTATTGCTATTTACCTGATGTTAAAACGGTGAAGTCTAGCGCTAGCTATAGCGTTATTAAGCGTTATAAAATTGTATTTAGTAACCGTGCCGCACGCTTTGATCTATTAAGTATTATGCTGATCTCATTAGCATTTTTTAGTTATATTACGGCGATTCCCTTCGTGTATTTAACCGTATTTGAAGTGTCTGAATTCGAGTTTAGTTGGCTCTTTGGGCTTAATGTTTTTGGCTTAATGGTTGCTCACTTTATTAATACGCGACTGGTGGGAAGAATGGGCTCTAGAAGAATGCTCCGTTGTGGGGTTGTACTTTCAGTGCTGGCGGGCACGAGTTTATTGCTAGCTAATATTTTTTCTTTATCTTTAATCTTTTATGTTTTGGCAATTTTACCGCTAATGGGCAGTTTATCGATGATTTCTGTTAATGCAGATGCGCTAATTTTACAAGAATTTGCCGAGCATGCCGGAACTGCAACCGCCGTTAATGGTACGTTGCGCTTTGGTATTGGCGCATTAGCCGGTCCTATTTTAGCGGTGTTTTATGATGGCAGTGCACTACCTTTTGCATTATTGATGGTGGTACCTGTTTATTTGGTTTTGATCTGTCAGTTACTACAAAGTAAGCAGCATAAGGTAGCAGCATAG
- a CDS encoding oxidoreductase-like domain-containing protein codes for MTKLLEKPAPPADDDCCGGGACNPCVWDHYYAERKKWRLQQVELKAAEEKNKQNTTT; via the coding sequence ATGACTAAATTATTAGAAAAACCTGCTCCACCTGCCGATGATGACTGCTGTGGTGGTGGTGCATGTAACCCTTGTGTTTGGGATCATTATTACGCAGAGCGGAAAAAATGGCGTTTACAACAAGTTGAACTAAAGGCGGCAGAAGAAAAAAATAAGCAAAATACCACAACATAA
- the accC gene encoding acetyl-CoA carboxylase biotin carboxylase subunit, with protein MLDKVVIANRGEIALRILRACKELGIKTVAVHSTADKSLKHVLLADETICIGKPSALDSYLNIPAIITAAEVTDAVAIHPGYGFLAENADFAEQVEKSGFAFIGPKAESIRLMGDKVSAIKAMKAAGVPCVPGSDGPLTSDNEANLAHGRRIGYPVIIKASGGGGGRGMRVVRHEDDLIEAIQLTKNEARSTFNNDMVYMEKFLENPRHVEIQIMADGQGGAIHLGERDCSMQRRHQKVVEEAPAPGITPEMRAKIGERCCNACIKINYRGAGTFEFLYENGEFYFIEMNTRIQVEHPVTEMVTGVDLIKEQLRVAAGQPLSYTQDDIKISGHSIECRINAEDPRSFIPSPGKITRFHSPGGLGVRWDSHIYADYSVPPHYDSMIGKLITWGDNRDVAIARMRNALSELVIDGIRTNIALHQDILSDQGFINGGANIHYLEKKLSELE; from the coding sequence ATGTTAGATAAAGTTGTTATCGCCAATCGAGGCGAAATTGCCTTAAGAATACTGCGTGCTTGTAAAGAGCTTGGCATTAAAACGGTTGCTGTTCACTCAACAGCCGATAAAAGTCTAAAGCACGTATTATTAGCCGACGAAACTATTTGTATTGGTAAGCCTTCAGCACTGGACAGTTATTTAAACATTCCTGCCATTATTACCGCCGCTGAAGTTACCGACGCTGTGGCTATTCATCCTGGCTATGGTTTCCTTGCAGAAAACGCAGACTTTGCTGAACAAGTAGAAAAGTCTGGTTTTGCATTTATTGGCCCTAAAGCGGAAAGTATTCGTTTAATGGGTGATAAAGTTTCTGCAATAAAAGCCATGAAAGCCGCGGGTGTTCCTTGTGTGCCTGGCTCAGACGGTCCTTTGACTTCTGATAATGAAGCCAACTTGGCACACGGCAGACGCATTGGTTACCCTGTTATCATCAAAGCCTCTGGTGGTGGTGGTGGTCGTGGTATGCGTGTAGTGCGCCATGAAGATGATTTAATTGAGGCGATTCAGTTAACAAAAAATGAAGCTCGTTCGACTTTCAATAATGATATGGTTTACATGGAAAAGTTCCTTGAAAATCCACGTCACGTTGAAATTCAAATCATGGCTGATGGCCAAGGTGGCGCGATTCATTTAGGTGAACGTGATTGTTCGATGCAACGTCGCCATCAAAAAGTAGTTGAAGAAGCGCCAGCACCAGGTATTACACCTGAAATGCGAGCTAAAATTGGTGAGCGCTGTTGTAATGCTTGTATCAAGATCAACTACCGTGGTGCAGGTACTTTTGAGTTTTTATACGAGAATGGTGAATTCTATTTCATAGAAATGAATACACGTATTCAAGTAGAACACCCTGTCACTGAAATGGTAACTGGTGTTGACTTAATTAAAGAACAGCTTCGTGTTGCCGCTGGCCAACCGCTTTCTTATACGCAAGACGATATTAAGATTTCGGGTCATTCAATTGAATGTCGAATCAATGCTGAAGATCCTCGTTCTTTTATTCCGTCGCCGGGTAAAATCACGCGTTTTCATTCGCCAGGTGGTTTAGGTGTACGCTGGGACTCTCATATTTATGCTGACTACTCTGTGCCTCCTCATTATGACTCTATGATCGGTAAATTGATCACTTGGGGTGATAACCGTGATGTAGCAATAGCACGTATGCGTAATGCATTAAGTGAATTGGTAATTGATGGCATTAGAACTAACATTGCTTTACACCAAGACATCTTAAGCGACCAAGGTTTTATTAATGGTGGTGCAAATATTCATTACCTTGAAAAGAAACTTTCAGAATTAGAATAA
- the accB gene encoding acetyl-CoA carboxylase biotin carboxyl carrier protein, with protein MDIRKIKKLIELVEESGINELEISEGEESVRISRGATIMQAAPMMHSAPAAPAPIAAAPAAEAAAPVISGHVVRSPMVGTFYASGSPDAPAFVEVGQHVNSGDTLCILEAMKMMNQIEADKSGVIKQILAANEDAIEFDQPLFIIE; from the coding sequence ATGGATATTCGTAAAATTAAAAAGTTAATAGAATTGGTTGAAGAGTCTGGAATCAACGAATTAGAGATTTCTGAAGGCGAAGAGTCAGTACGTATTAGCCGTGGCGCTACAATTATGCAAGCCGCTCCTATGATGCATTCAGCCCCAGCTGCCCCTGCACCAATCGCAGCTGCTCCAGCTGCTGAAGCTGCAGCTCCTGTAATAAGTGGACATGTAGTTCGTTCTCCAATGGTAGGTACTTTTTATGCTTCTGGCTCTCCTGATGCACCAGCATTTGTTGAAGTGGGTCAGCATGTTAACTCTGGCGATACTTTATGTATTCTAGAAGCAATGAAAATGATGAACCAAATCGAAGCTGATAAATCAGGTGTTATCAAACAAATTTTAGCGGCAAATGAAGACGCTATTGAATTTGATCAACCGCTATTCATCATTGAATAA
- the aroQ gene encoding type II 3-dehydroquinate dehydratase, producing the protein MTTKFNILVLNGPNLNMLGKREPTIYGALSLAEIMENLANNAEIANVHLTHKQSNAEHILLDEIHSSFEKVDFIIINPAAFTHTSVALRDALLSVSIPFIEVHLSNVHARESFRQHSYLSDIAVGVISGLGAKGYEYALAAATDWLEKNKHKN; encoded by the coding sequence ATGACTACAAAGTTTAACATTTTAGTGCTAAATGGTCCTAACTTAAATATGTTAGGTAAGCGTGAGCCGACTATATACGGTGCATTATCGCTAGCTGAGATTATGGAAAATCTAGCCAACAATGCCGAAATAGCTAATGTACATTTGACGCATAAACAGTCAAATGCAGAGCATATTTTGCTTGACGAAATTCATAGCAGTTTTGAAAAGGTAGATTTTATCATTATAAATCCTGCAGCATTCACCCATACCAGTGTAGCACTCAGAGATGCATTATTATCGGTAAGTATTCCTTTTATAGAAGTTCATTTATCAAATGTGCATGCACGTGAGTCTTTTAGACAACATTCGTATTTATCAGATATTGCCGTAGGTGTTATTAGCGGTTTAGGAGCTAAAGGTTATGAATATGCTTTAGCTGCAGCAACAGATTGGTTAGAAAAGAACAAACATAAAAATTAA